The Aedes albopictus strain Foshan chromosome 1, AalbF5, whole genome shotgun sequence genomic interval aaagttattgagattttttggaatcgcctaaaagatttctgaaggactgaaaacaaaccatcagccgttaaaaaataatgcaatgttcaatcgaaatcacttatagccaaaacatagtcgtttgttcaGGAGTaggtttggaaaaattatgctagaagaaaaatgtttttgattccgagcaaatatggggggaacaagtctccccagggatcaagtctcctcagtctcccctacctttagtcgaaacggagcggagtcaattattgacgtgaccttttgtagtcctggcctaacaagtagttcgaactggagagtagatgatggctacactcacagcgaccacatggcggttcgctacagtatcgactacaacaacagcagacagcggatagaagaagaggcggctaggccaaggccaagccctcgtaggtggaagacatcatacttcgacgaagaggtatttagggaagcgctccgccgtgagcgaaacttaatcggtttagacggcgacgagctggtagcggtgctctcacgtgcgtgtgatgcgaccatgcctaggcgagtccatcctagaaatgggaggccaccggcttactggtggaccgacgcgattgcggacctgcgccgcgcctgcctacgggctaggcggcggatgcagcgagcacgatcagaggaagagcgaaacgaacggcgggtggtgttcgccgctgcaaaagccgcgcttaagaccgagataagagcaagcaaaaaggcctgctttgagggtctctgtcagagtgccaatacgaacccgtggggtgacgcctacaggatcgttatggccaagacgagaggtgtaatggctcctacagagcaatctccagagatgttgaaagGGATTATCgagggactttttccgcgtcatgatcttagtccttggcctcttttcgtaggacagccggggactggggctggcgatgaggagagggtcaccgatgtggaacttgcggggatagctaagtcccttagcgtaggtaaggccccaggtccggacggagttccgaacctggccttaaaagtagctattgcagaggctcccgagatgttcaggtctgctatgcagaaatgcctggacgagggagttttcccagaagcttggaagaggcagagcctggtactattgccaaaggcggggaaaccacccggagacccgtcggcatatagaccaatatgcttgattgacacggcggggaaggtgctcgaaaagatcatcctcaatagaatgttgcggttcaccgagggcgaaaatggtctttcgagtctTTCGAGGCAACAcggcggcaacaaaatcagatcaccatagCATCCCCGTGGTTTCAAAGCTAGAAAAAAGGtgtgtttggcaaagttgctcgcgatagcattgcctacaactttgctgaagatgtcGATCGCATATGACACGATATTAAAAAGTTGTATTGAGTTAagacgtctctctctctctctcttcttggcgtaacgtcctcattgggacaaagcctgcttctcagcttagtgttctatgagcacttccacagttattaactgagagcttcctctgccaatgaccattttgcatgcgtatatcgtgtggcaggcacgaagatactctatgcccaaggaagtcaaggaaatttcctttacgaaaagatcctggaccgaccgggaatcgaacctgtcaccctcagcatggtcatgcaagACGTGCACCAccctaatcatttttttttttttggaaaagcagccaagaaatgcaaacaacttctctgaagacaccaaacgcctaaaatcaATGATAACAGATATATGGATTATTTTACTTCATTAAACGTGGATTCGGACAATTGCACAATAGTCGGAGAAAAATAAAGTCcagtcaaaatgtatgaaaaaacatgacttttgtAAATAACTCTAACTTGAAAAACAGCATATTtcagcaaaatatttaaacgtttttatgaaGTCCTAAACttgatgtttaagatgtattattcgaaattgcggcgacacgaaCCTTTTTTAacctaaaaattaccaaaatttctaggatacaatatatgaaaaattgaaaagttGTGGGACATATAAATTTTGTACCATACGTGCATTAAAAACTGCCCAACGACAAGCTTTCAAATGccggataacataaaacatgtaTTCAATTTTCAATATATCAATAGTTTACCTTTATCGAAtgatacatttttcaattttgtgacttagggaggtgaaataaagttttaaaatatcaaactcgttttttgggagttttggccgcccctatgtacggagcccgaccaatgtgcattgTGCAATGCCCAATGGTCCacaaaccagatttacgaggaaagatgcatgcagcgccttcaaatgattttttagacaaatatggtcttctaaaaAGTTgtccctaaaaataaggccctcttttcaatatacatgaaaattagagtggtccatattttcaaagaaattggtaaccaagcttttttatttgcaagaataactgtatacattcttcagaaaagttgtagatctatcaattttgagcaagttttccgaagacactttttatgtagctttaaaatttaccgatctggaggtatttttctgaataagcttagggtggttcaagaaaaaccggttttctggcgttaattttttcagtttcgatttttcatcaaagtcacccaagaaacacttgtagagcatttgaagacgcgtcgtttcgtgcgctgagataatcgttatctcttttggttcaaaagttataggcatttttcttaaaaaatcatagttttttaaaaaaggtgttttgacgggttggggcaaacataaaaaatatcttttgcccgaattcaaaagaagaaatgttgttataaaacatatcaaaaaattagaggggtgttatttttgaaactcaagtgaaaaatacttgaaaagtgactattttttctagaaaatcatcaatatcttttgaacggaatgacgtagcaacattctcagcgcacgaaaatgtgcgttttttaaagctctaaaaccggttcttagacaacttcggtgagaaatttgaaacaaaaaaaaaataaagcaaaattgatagatctacaacttttcagaagaatgtatacagttattcttgcaaataaaaaagtttggttaccaatttctttgaaaatatggaccatccTAATTTTCatttatattgaaaagagggccttattattagggacgactttgtagaagaccatatttgtctaaaaactcatttgaaggtgttgaatgcatctttcctcgtaaatctggttcgtggaccactgtgcaatgttcTAAGCGACTCAGGATCTACTGGTACCTCCTGAACCCACATGAAGCACCTCTGAGGCCCTCTGAACCTCTAGCCACCTCTTCCTCTATCCGCTGCCtggtgttgttgtagtcgatactataacgaaccgccaggtgatcgccatgagtgtagccatcgtctactctccagtttgaaATTCTTTGTTAGGCTAGGCCAGGACTACACAAAgttacgtcaataatcgactccgcaccgttccgactaaaggtactcttggtaccaacaTAAGCcgggtcgacatctagtatggccagtgtctttaGCAGGATCTGCCGCCGcaggttcgtaaaacggcttccccactCCACGGTActggcattaaagtcacccgctattaccaccggccttcgccctgttagcacggtcgtcatacagtccagcatctgcatgaactgctcgattggccaccgcggaggtgcataacagctacagaagactcCGTTTACTTTGCAACCACGAATCCCACACATGACACAAACTCTAGGATGGGATATttatccgtcgtccatatcgccgccatttttatgGACCACAGTGGTTCAAGTTCAACTGCGTTACCAGCACTgtgattaataactgtggaaatgctcaaaaaacacttaattgaaaagatgcaggccaagttccagtgggaacgtagtgcCATAGAGAAGAAGAACACGAAACGAACTCACCGCATAATCCtacaagcacgaagatactctgtccaaaaaaaaattttctttacgaaaagttctagGACCGAcatggaatcgaacccgtcaccgtcAGCACGATCATGCTGAATACTCTTGCActaaccgcctcggctatatgggccctttttgcGTGGATGCTTAGAATTATGTAAATACTTCGCCCGACAGCGATATGTCTCATGATGATGCATGATTACAGTTTTACACGTTTGTTCTCGGTACATTTAGTAGACtcaattcattgattcattgaacGTCTAATAAGAGTAAGCACCATGGCATACGCCTTCGCAATACGTTTTGCGATGCTCTTTCCGTTGGCACTGTCGATGGATTTGACACCAGAAGTCACCTACCAACGGGTCGAACAAACCATGGGTTTCGATATCATTCGTACCAATTTTCGAATCACCAAGTTCAATAGGACGTGTGCCGTTTTGAATGGGACTGGCGAATTACTCATTGATCTGGACAACCACTACACGGTAACTACATTAAGGAAAGCATCTCAAATAAACAGAATTATGAACTTATATGAATGTACGATCTTTGACAgtttcaaatcatttttgagCACAGCCGACTGGGCAACAATCAGTTCAACAGATCTCCGATTAGAGTACCGGAGCAACCCGTGTGCGAGTTCATGAAAGGAGCATATCGAGAATTCCAATACATGCTTGTCGACACCACCAACTATCCTCAGGTTGGCCCGGAAGGCTTGTGTCCGTTTCCGGCCGGACACTACTGGAACAGAAACTTGGTGTTCGATGACACAAAGGTGCCGCCATTCATGTCTGAAGGATTCTGGCGGGCTATTTTGCTGTTCAAGGGACCATCGGGTACGGTAGACTTTGTTATTTATTTTAAGTTATCGAAAGAGTCGTTTTGGTAGTCTACAGAATAGGTAGTTACCCCTGTAGCACCCTGTAGGATCGAAGACGTTCACAGAATTCTTATTAAAACACTTTTCTTGCCTGTTTCGCGGTGTATATTCCCAAACAgtctaaggcaccctacacactactcaaacggtttgaccaacattgactccgcccccaggttggtggttgagttggtgctgtgtttgaccgtgtgtgatggcagttcgtcaaaccgatttgacggttgacggtttggtcggctaaaatcaaaccagtttgattttactcaaaccaacggtgggcggagccaatgtttgacgaaccgatcgtaccgtgtgtagtgttgttgcacaaacatagtgcgatttcaaatgagagatgatgttggtgcaaccaaagtgacatgttggtgcaacacgatttggcagttcgtcatacggttgcagaaacattcgctggttcgaccaacatgggggcggtggcaatgttggtcaaacggtttgagtagtgtgtagggtgcctaacacACGCTATCctcactgaaaggcggcttgcagttgaaattactattctgagggtcaacttaaatgcacaacgccacttgatttgtgcagactgattttcgtttcatctcaacagatttatgttttcaattctaccatggacccgatttacaattaaaaaaagtgtctgttggcagccggattcgaaccaagaaccttgagatcaccaggctcgcacgctaccactcggctatcgaaccggttgataagtaaggaaacaaaacgcagacaagaagcgtttgttggtcgatgatcacgttttgccatggtaaatttgaaaacatttgtgtgctcgtcattaccgcaagccgtctatCAGTGCTCGTTTCATACCGCACTCACATACCTTGttaccattggcgtatctaggattttttcctagggggtgcctagggggtgccagtttcagaagcTTCCAGTTTGCTTTTTTTTGTTAAAGGANNNNNNNNNNNNNNNNNNNNNNNNNNNNNNNNNNNNNNNNNNNNNNNNNNNNNNNNNNNNNNNNNNNNNNNNNNNNNNNNNNNNNNNNNNNNNNNNNNNNNNNNNNNNNNNNNNNNNNNNNNNNNNNNNNNNNNNNNNNNNNNNNNNNNNNNNNNNNNNNNNNNNNNNNNNNNNNNNNNNNNNNNNNNNNNNNNNNNNNNNNNNNNNNNNNNNNNNNNNNNNNNNNNNNNNNNNNNNNNNNNNNNNNNNNNNNNNNNNNNNNNNNNNNNNNNNNNNNNNNNNNNNNNNNNNNNNNNNNNNNNNNNNNNNNNNNNNNNNNNNNNNNNNNNNNNNNNNNNNNNNNNNNNNNNNNNNNNNNNNNNNNNNNNNNNNNNNNNNNNNNNNNNNNNNNNNNNNNNNNNNNNNNNNNNNNNNNNNNNNNNNNNNNNNNNNNNNNNNNNNNNNNNNNNNNNNNNNNNNNNNNNNNNNNNNNNNNNNNNNNNNNNNNNNNNNNNNNNNNNATACCGATCTACCCTCAATTTTCTAGTTTAATAATATACTGCGGCGCGGGAAGAACTAACCCTGACTAAACCGTAAATTTAATCGCAATCATAAACAGATGTGCACGACTGCGGAAAATCGTGTTGAGAACATCAACGCATTATTCTTGAGCTAAATTACAAACTTTTTGTAAAAGACACCAAATTTAAATCAATCCTGAGTCGCGTTGTCAAGCTTCACAAACATATATCTGGTAAATGAATTGCTGTATGAAGCTGAAGTTTTCACTTTCGTAAAACTTTGATTAGTAGTCagtgtcaaaatttcaacttctAACAGCATTCTGTAAGCAAGAAACATGTTTTCGGAAGTTCCAAAACTCGACCGGATAATCgagtttttttctttgttttcggcaaaacattttttcggcaattcctcagggaatattcacGGCAATTTATTAGAAAATTGTATTACCATTTGTACGCCAATTTAGATacattttgcaattttttcagtaatttctttggaattggAAAATTTCTTATGCATTTTCATTGGactcccttcggcaatttctttgagaattgcttcggtaatatgtttagatttttttaaattttaattaaattattttttaaattttaattaactACAAAATACCTTTCGGCACATATTTTGACAATTTCATCGGTAATTACCATGAAAACTTCTTCGACAATCCCTTGAGAAGTTTGTTTGGCGTTTTTTTAATTCCATTAACAAATCATTCGGAATTTTAGTCTCTCAAACATTTTCAATTacgtcagcagttttttttttttttggtaattcattcgacaatgactttaACAACTTCCTCGTGAATTATTTTgcaaatatcttcggaaattccatctattttttttcgagaatttcgtcGGAACTTTTTTAATGTGCTATTCAGTTTTACTTCGgtattttcttcaagatttcttcagtaattatttaaggaattcatatagccgattctttcagaaaacattCGGCAATTCCAATGTTACTTATTTCgagtttttttggaatttcattaacgattcctttgaaaaaaaaaaatctttcagtccataCAACTGTTATTTCCAGTAAATTTTTGTTTGCGCTTAATCTATTGCAAATCTAGCAGAATTTTTAGGTCGTtctcaccaaaaaaaaaactaccattgagtttttttattcctattccccaaataaaatattgtattccagaaattacttcatcaatttcaccaagcatttctttagattttttttgctaggttgccatcagaaaatctttcaatcttccaaaaattatttcagaaattttctcaagggatttctttggaaaattctttaagaattactttaaaaaattctcagaaactcATTTAGGgatccttaaaaaaataaaaaaaataaattcttctccagcttttcttgaaatttcgGAGTTcctaaattctatcagaaattcttccagggagtctttcaggcagttatctaggagtttattcagaaattaggcATAGGAATTGTcccgatatctttcaaagatttttattgaataatcttccacaatttcttcagagttccaaagttt includes:
- the LOC115269114 gene encoding uncharacterized protein LOC115269114 — translated: MAYAFAIRFAMLFPLALSMDLTPEVTYQRVEQTMGFDIIRTNFRITKFNRTCAVLNGTGELLIDLDNHYTFQIIFEHSRLGNNQFNRSPIRVPEQPVCEFMKGAYREFQYMLVDTTNYPQVGPEGLCPFPAGHYWNRNLVFDDTKVPPFMSEGFWRAILLFKGPSV